The Toxorhynchites rutilus septentrionalis strain SRP chromosome 3, ASM2978413v1, whole genome shotgun sequence genome includes a region encoding these proteins:
- the LOC129777807 gene encoding cyclic AMP-dependent transcription factor ATF-2 — protein MNSNEKPFPCKIEGCKLSFVTEDRLNVHQKKHDMLLNLEIPNKSNLFADQTPTPTRLIGKCEEVGLFEDLQHVNPFDETFRRAVEEKSTGVVEKEGQNTPAVAVGRGDDTLHTPHVFPLLERRESIKQKNNNLSKLVISRSSSRKEETLASDGDVRDVTSQSIQSNILETIHKRKIQQQHHSSKRKGNTFVKILPKTAPTPQSVINPRTESNKPSLDINNMNTAKIKLKEHLVKNVAATGRANETVTVKPMVVHETELICRVPKELKSSVETNQVQNNEKEKLQKHERWKAAAKRYRTRVKQSQNILHRKNIELEEENHRLKTEIFRLKNALSLHKDCSVTRALLLQSSSHVSGSSKSDKSRIVIQEQQHTMFVNIPKRRPATTEIVDRHVIDRGPVYIIVDGTGVVESADTGIRFAKHV, from the exons ATGAATTCCAACGAAAAGCCATTTCCGTGTAAAATCGAGGGCTGCAAGCTGAGTTTCGTTACGGAAGATCGTCTTAATGTGCACCAGAAGAAGCATGACATGTTACTCAACCTAGAGATTCCCAACAAATCCAATCTCTTCGCCGATCAGACCCCAACCCCAACTAGGCTGATTGGGAAATGTGAAGAAGTGGGATTATTCGAGGATCTACAGCATGTTAATCCATTCGATGAGACGTTCCGAAGGGCAGTCGAGGAAAAAAGTACTGGTGTTGTCGAGAAAGAGGGGCAAAATACTCCAGCGGTAGCTGTAGGAAGGGGAGACGATACTCTTCATACTCCACATGTGTTCCCACTATTGGAACGGCGTGAAAGTATAaagcaaaaaaataacaatCTTTCTAAACTAGTTATCTCCAGAAGCAGTTCACGGAAGGAGGAAACTTTGGCGTCGGATGGAGATGTAAGAGACGTGACAAGCCAATCGATACAGTCTAATATCCTAGAAACTATACATAAAAGGAAGATACAACAACAGCACCATAGCAGCAAAAGAAAGGGAAATACATTCGTAAAAATCCTTCCGAAGACGGCACCAACTCCACAATCTGTGATAAATCCTCGTACCGAAAGTAACAAACCATCGTTAGATATCAATAATATGAATACAGCGAAAATCAAGTTGAAGGAACATTTAGTAAAAAATGTTGCAGCTACCGGAAGAGCAAACGAAACAGTAACAGTAAAGCCTATGGTTGTTCACGAAACCGAACTAATTTGTCGTGTACCTAAGGAATTGAAGTCTTCAGTCGAAACAAATCAAgtgcaaaataatgaaaaagaaaaactacaaaagcATGAGAGATGGAAAGCAGCTGCTAAACGTTATAG AACTCGGGTAAAACAAAGTCAGAACATATTACACCGCAAGAACATTGAGCTGGAAGAGGAAAATCATCGGTTGAAGACGGAAATTTTTCGTTTGAAGAATGCTTTGTCGCTACATAAAGATTGCTCGGTGACGAGGGCTTTGCTATTGCAGAGTAGTTCGCACGTTTCTGGTTCATCCAAAAGTGATAAGAGTCGTATAGTAATTCAAGAGCAACAGCATACTATGTTTGTTAACATTCCCAAGAGACGTCCGGCTACAACAGAAATTGTAGATCGTCATGTGATTGATAGAGGTCCTGTATATATCATAGTGGATGGTACTGGAGTAGTGGAATCGGCCGATACCGGTATACGCTTTGCGAAACATGTTTGA